The Candidatus Methylarchaceae archaeon HK02M2 DNA window TTACAGTTGTCGGGATTTTACATACAGTTGGTGCTGAACAGATGAACATTGGTTGTTTCATCACTCTCGAGGCTGCACAAAAGTTGTTAGGAAAGGAGGGGTATGCTAATACGATTATGGTTAGGATCGATGATCCTAGTCAAGGAGAGCAAATTGAAGCTATTCTTGAGAATATGTATCCTACCGCCTACATAGCTAGAGAAGAGGAGCTCATGAGTGAAATAGGTCAGATCATGGACATCATCGATGGTGTTCTCATTGGTTTGGGTTCAATAAGCCTTGCGGTAGGAGCTTTGGGAATAATGAACACGATTATGATGTCTGTACATGAGAGACGGAGGGAAATAGGAATGTTGAAGGCCGTAGGGGCTGAAAGAAGGCACATCCTATTCATCTTTCTTTCAGAAGCTCTATTGATAAGCTTCTTCGGGGGTGTATTAGGATGTATATTCGGTCTCTTTGGAGTATATATTGCTCAGTGGTTCATCGCTATGCTTGGGTTGAACATCACCATACCACTAATAATCTCACCATATATTCTTGGGATTGCATTAATGGCTGCTGTTTCAGTTGGCATTATGGCAGGCCTTTTCCCATCTTGGACAGCAGCAAACATTCGTCCTGTGGAGGCTTTACGTTATGAGTAATCCAGTTGAGCTTCGGAACGTTGTCAAAACATATGATCTAGGTGATATCAAGATAAATGCTCTTCGAGGAGTCGACCTAACTGTAAAGAAAGGTGAATCTCTATCAATCATGGGCCCATCTGGTTGTGGAAAAACTACTTTACTAAACATGATTGGTGGGCTTGATCACCCGACTGAAGGACAGGTCATCATCGACGGTATTGACATCACCCGTATGAGTGAAAAAAAATTGGCTAGGATAAGACGTGAAAAGATTGGGTTCATCTTCCAATTTTTTAACTTAGTACCGATGTTATCTGCCCTGGAAAATATCCAACTTTCAATGAACTTTGTAGGAAAATTTACGGAATCAGAAATAAGAGATAAAGCCTTAGAACTCCTTCGATTAGTTGGTCTGGAACAAAGGATGTACCATCGTCCAACTCAAATGAGTGGAGGAGAACAACAACGGGTGGCAATCGCACGCGCCCTTGCAAACGAGCCATCCATAATTCTTGCAGACGAGCCAACAGGAAATGTAGATCAGAGAACTGGTTGGAAGATTGTTAGGTTAATTCAGAATTTGAATAAAATTTTAAAACAGACATACATCATAATAACTCATGACCCTAATATAGCTAAGATATCTGAGAGAATTTACTATATGGTCGATGGACAGCTATATGATGATCCGCCAAAATCGATTAAAAACCCCTCCCAAGAAGTCTTAGCAGAAGAGCGTCGACAGTTGATTTTGTCAGAGCTAAGATGGTTAAAAACTTCATTGATGAGTCTTGAGAATAAAAAAACAAAATTAGATTATGAATATTACGTCCAAGCTAAATTAGGATATGCAAAACAGCTAGAAAGATTAAGAGAAATAATCCAAGATCATTAAAAAAGGAGATCTATATGAGACATCTATGTACATGTTTTCTTTTCATCATTTTATCTATTTCTGTAGTATTGACAATTGATACTAACATCGTTCAAGGATCGATAACACAAAATGATATTGATGATCAACCTGAACTCTTATGTAAGAAAAATGAACATATAGAGTTGAAGTATTCTCCAGTTGGTGATCTGACTTCAAAATCGGCAAAAGTTTGGTTTGAAGTCTACAATAATGGATCGCGACCAACTACAGTTGATATAATAGATCGCATCGATTCGATAAATGCTTCGACATTGAATATGCTTTATGGTACTCCAAATCCAAAAAAATTGGAAAAATTTGGAAACCTTACTCTGATTAAATGGAATGATGTAAGTATTGATGCAGGGAGTCGTATCGAGTTTCAGTTTTTGGCTGATAGCTTGAAAAAAATCCCAGTAACTGTTAATGAAACAATGATGATAAATGGAAAACCAGCAAACATAACAAAAGCAAAAAAGATTTACATGGTTGATGCAAATATCTCTGATGTCATCACTTTCCAAATAACTGTGAAAAATGTAGCACAAAAACTTATTTCGGATAAAGGTTATCGTGATATAGATCATCCAGATGAAGGATTTTTATATGAAGTCACACCTCCTCTTGCAAGTATAATTTCTGCATCTCTCTCTGAGGACTATTTCACAAACATACAGACCGAACCAGAAACTAACTCTACTTCGACTATGGGTGAAAGATCAATGATGACTTGGTATGTCTTTTTAGAAGAATCTTCTGTTACTTTTTCCTTTTCTGCAAAGATTTCAAAGGTGAGTTCTTGGGGTGAAGTCCCGATAGAACCTATATCAATCCAGATTGCTTCAGACCCCGATGTTTTGGAGCAACAACTAGAAGTAGGAATCGATAGTTTAGATGCATCAATTGAGCTATTGGAGGAATTTATGAATGCGATGTCCGATATAAGTGATGCATTCGAGGGAATTAGCTCGGCAGTAAGTTATATAGGGAGTGCCATAGGTATGGTGGAAGAATATGAGTATAGCCTAGCGTATGCATTGTATGCGGTTGGAAATGGTATAAAAATCTCTTGTACATCACTTGATTTATCAAAAAGTTACCTTCTCAATGCTAATGAATCGATATCTCAGTTTATATATGACAAGCCAGGCCCAAATGAGTATTTGTGGTATGCTATTGGAAATATTACATCTGCTTATATGATAATCGATCAAATTCTTCCAGGATTATACGAAATTTACGACAGTATTCATCAAATTTCAGTAGCGCTCAACTCTATTGGCGGTGCTCTAGATCAGATTGAAGATGGTTTAAAAAAATTAGCAAATGGAATTGGTTCAGCTTCAAAGTCAATTAGATCTGCTGGATGGGAGATGATAGAGCCTATATATGAACTAGAAGATGAGAAGGAAGACTTAGAAGATCTAATGCTAATTCTTGAGTATAATAGAATGGAACCATATGACCTTGAAATTACGAATTCAGATAATCCTTATAGTCCAGATATTGATTTTGACATCCAGTTGAAAAATAATTGGAAGATCGTCAAAGCAGAGATAACGAATAAAGAGAGTTACGCACAAATCGTATATGGATTATCTATCCAAATTAAATCTGGTAACGAATTGGTGCAACCAAGTGCCATTGAGGTGCAGATATCACCTCATATTAGGGGTGTACAATACTCTCGTGAATGGCTTACTTTTGATATAACTGAACTAAAACAAATTGGACTAGAATATGATTCAGAAAGCAGTACTTTGTATATGTGGCCAATGCAAAGAGTAAATACAAGTAGCAGTGAGAACCTACTTACCGATTGGATGGGTCGTCCTTTGAGTATAATCGTTGATAGTAACTCGGAATTAGATATCACCTATGAAATTGATGTTGCAGATTTACCAGAATATGTTCGAATGCAATCTAAAGAGGGTCAAACTATATTCTCTATGGTACAACCACATATCTTAGCCCAGAATCTTACTTGGGTGGAGCCACCCCCTCCATTACCTCCACCAAAGAGTTGGATAGAGATTATCTTGGAGAGCTTACAAAGGCCTGAGATGCATCTATTACTCATAACTTCAATAGCTATTATAATCTTCTTAATTGGAGCTTTATATATGAGAAGAAGGGAACGGAAAAAATTGGTTGAGAAAAAAGGAGTTTTACTTGAAAAGCTTAAAACTTCTGATCTAATCCGAGAAATATCTGAGATAGAGAGAATTTTGCATAGAGATAAAGAAGATTTTAATGCAGATTAAATTATTGTCAATAATTATTTTAATATAGTATATCTTTTCAAATCACTATCTGAATATAGGTTCTAAAAGGAATTCTATTTGGGAGAATAAAGTTTGATAGGTATAATTGGTCTTGGAAAGGTTGGAAGCACTATCGCTCAGCAACTCGTACTTAGAGAACTAGACGACTTAGTCTTAATAGATATCGTTAAAGGTTTACCACAAGGGAATGCGTTAGACCTATGTCATATGGCCTCTGCAGTTGATATAAATGTTAAGATAAAAGGTTCTAACGATTATAAAGATTTAGAGGGTTGCAATATAGTGATCTTAACGGCTGGTTTCCCTAGAACTCATGATATGAGTAGACTAGACCTTTTACAAAAAAATAAATCGATAATTGTTGAGATTTCTAGTAAAATAATAGAATATGCTCCAAAATCAAATGTTATTGTAGTAACTAATCCGTTAGATATGATGACCTACCTTACACTTAAGAGTACGGGATTTGACCGTAATCACGTATTCGGCGTAGGTAGTGAACTAGATGCTGCTAGGTTAAAATTCTATATATCGTCCTTTCTAAATGTACCTAGTTCATCTATAGATGCAATTGTTATAGGTGAACACGGAGATTCTATGGTTGTTCTTGAAAGTCACTCGAAGGTTAATGGATTACCTCTCAACAAGATATTGGATCCATCTAAAATTGCCGAATTAATCAACAAATTAAAGAAATCAGGCGCTGAAGTCATTTCCCTAAAGGGTTTTACCGCTTTTGGAATAGCTTCAGCAACATCTTCTATAGTTGAGACTATGATTAAAGATAAAAGAATAATGCATTTAGTTTCTTTTTACTTGAATGGTGAATATGGATTCAATGACGTTTGTATAGGAGTTCCAGTAATAATAGGAAGAAACGGAATTGAGAGGGTAATAGAATTGGATCTCAATAATGATGAAAGAGAAAAATTGATGAAGAGCGTTAAAGTCATAAAGAATTATATTGAGCTTTTAATATAATGGTGTATTTGAACTTATATTTTTTAGAGTTGTATTAATGTTATTTAGGAACCCAGACTGGTGTCTGCTTCCAACGACGTTTGTGTCTTCCAATTCTACCCCTCATTTTCATTTCTCTAAACCTTGCTTCAAGTCCCTCATCTTTTTCTGTATCG harbors:
- a CDS encoding ABC transporter permease: MFKTLRFSFRMAKRSIGRRKFRSALTILGVIIGIAAIVSLMTLGYGMRYQIETTLNEMLGAGVIISSRDGSADIPEYVQEYVLQVPGVNASIPLIMTMVYIDEQPTMIVGIDPIEVASLYHVTYEYGRGLEPEEDESIIFTSTTANNLEISVDDKITISSTGLGGIGQTFTVVGILHTVGAEQMNIGCFITLEAAQKLLGKEGYANTIMVRIDDPSQGEQIEAILENMYPTAYIAREEELMSEIGQIMDIIDGVLIGLGSISLAVGALGIMNTIMMSVHERRREIGMLKAVGAERRHILFIFLSEALLISFFGGVLGCIFGLFGVYIAQWFIAMLGLNITIPLIISPYILGIALMAAVSVGIMAGLFPSWTAANIRPVEALRYE
- a CDS encoding ABC transporter ATP-binding protein, with product MSNPVELRNVVKTYDLGDIKINALRGVDLTVKKGESLSIMGPSGCGKTTLLNMIGGLDHPTEGQVIIDGIDITRMSEKKLARIRREKIGFIFQFFNLVPMLSALENIQLSMNFVGKFTESEIRDKALELLRLVGLEQRMYHRPTQMSGGEQQRVAIARALANEPSIILADEPTGNVDQRTGWKIVRLIQNLNKILKQTYIIITHDPNIAKISERIYYMVDGQLYDDPPKSIKNPSQEVLAEERRQLILSELRWLKTSLMSLENKKTKLDYEYYVQAKLGYAKQLERLREIIQDH
- a CDS encoding malate dehydrogenase; protein product: MIGIIGLGKVGSTIAQQLVLRELDDLVLIDIVKGLPQGNALDLCHMASAVDINVKIKGSNDYKDLEGCNIVILTAGFPRTHDMSRLDLLQKNKSIIVEISSKIIEYAPKSNVIVVTNPLDMMTYLTLKSTGFDRNHVFGVGSELDAARLKFYISSFLNVPSSSIDAIVIGEHGDSMVVLESHSKVNGLPLNKILDPSKIAELINKLKKSGAEVISLKGFTAFGIASATSSIVETMIKDKRIMHLVSFYLNGEYGFNDVCIGVPVIIGRNGIERVIELDLNNDEREKLMKSVKVIKNYIELLI